The Daucus carota subsp. sativus chromosome 2, DH1 v3.0, whole genome shotgun sequence genome includes a window with the following:
- the LOC108209077 gene encoding GTPase LSG1-2, with translation MGKSEKTGLGRSLVKKHNNMIQQSKDKGKVYKSLQKKVLESVTEVTDIEAVIEQADEAELLYSNDKASLNPKIDMDSTSSTIEMTPDQKREQQEREQELHASSLRVPRRPPWTLETTIEELDTNERQAFLIWRRDLARLEENENLVLTPFEKNLDIWRQLWRVLERSDLMVMVVDARDPLFYRCPDLEAYAKEIDEDKKTLLLINKADLLPFSIRDKWAKYFRLHGILFVFWSAKVAAAAVDGKEASFSSELQNGQDESVDDDTRVYGREELLARLQSEAEEIAAMKKLRPKAPVGRGFPKKDDGVTVGFVGYPNVGKSSTINALVGEKKTGVTHTPGKTKHFQTINISDKLTLCDCPGLVFPSFTSSRYEMIASGVLPIDRMTEHREAIQVAANRVPRHVIESVYKISLPRPKTYEPQNRPPLASEFLRAYCTSRGWVASSGLPDETRAARIILKDYIDGKLPHYELPPDMSAEEAEAVLYDPTYLTSLPEESEEESSGDENNQSLTGEDGKGPSLEHVLDDLSTFDIDNGLASTKALTKKKPSGPSHKQHKKPQRNKNRSWRVKDNGEDGMAIVRAYQKPLNSRQPVEAG, from the exons ATGGGGAAGAGCGAGAAAACCGGGCTAGGAAGGAGCCTGGTGAAGAAGCACAACAACATGATACAACAATCCAAAGATAAGGGCAAAGTTTACAAATCTCTCCAGAAGAAAGTCCTCGAATCCGTTACTGAAGTTACCGATATCGAGGCGGTTATCGAACAGGCCGACGAAGCTGAGCTGCTTTATTCCAATGATAAAGCCTCTCTTAATCCCAAGATTGATAT GGATTCAACCTCTAGTACTATTGAAATGACACCTGACCAGAAAAGGGAGCAACAGGAAAGAGAGCAGGAATTGCATGCCAGCAGTCTCCGTGTTCCACGCAG GCCACCATGGACTTTAGAAACAACCATTGAAGAGCTTGATACTAATGAGAGACAAGCATTCTTGATTTGGAGACGAGACCTTGCAAG ACTTGAGGAGAATGAGAACCTCGTTTTAACTCCATTTGAAAAGAACTTGGACATATGGAGACAACTTTGGAGGGTACTTGAACGCAGTGATCTG ATGGTAATGGTTGTTGATGCACGAGATCCGCTATTTTATAGATGCCCCGATCTTGAG GCATATGCAAAAGAAATTGACGAGGATAAAAAAACACTACTACTTATTAACAAGGCAGATCTCTTACCATTTTCAATCAG AGACAAGTGGGCGAAATACttccgccttcatgggattctttTTGTATTTTGGTCAGCGAAAGTTGCTGCTGCAGCCGTAGATGGGAAGGAAGCAAGTTTTTCATCAGAATTGCAAAATGGTCAGGATGAATCAGTTGATGATGATACGAGAGTATATGGCCGTGAGGAGCTATTGGCACGTTTACAGTCTGAAGCTGAGGAGATAGCTGCAATGAAGAAATTGAGGCCGAAGGCTCCAGTTGGTCGAGGTTTTCCTAAGAAAGATGATGGTGTAACAGTTGGATTTGTGGGGTATCCAAATGTCGGAAAAAGCTCAACAATTAATGCCTTGGTTGGTGAGAAAAAGACAGGTGTTACTCACACCCCGGGAAAGACCAAGCATTTCCAAACAATAAATATATCTGATAAACTCACATTGTGTGATTGCCCTGGATTAGTGTTCCCATCCTTCACTAGCTCAAGATATGAGATGATAGCATCTGGTGTTTTGCCAATTGACCGCATGACTGAGCATCGAGAGGCTATACAGGTTGCAGCAAATCGAGTTCCCAGGCATGTGATCGAGAGTGTCTACAAAATATCTTTACCGAGACCAAAGACATATGAACCTCAAAATCGACCTCCTCTGGCATCAGAATTTCTACGGGCATATTGCACCTCCCGTGGTTGGGTTGCCTCAAGTGGACTACCAGATGAAACTAGAGCTGCCCGAATAATTTTGAAGGATTACATTGACGGGAAGCTACCTCACTATGAATTGCCTCCAGATATGTCAGCTGAGGAGGCCGAAGCTGTTCTGTATGATCCTACGTACTTAACCAGTTTGCCCGAGGAATCTGAAGAAGAATCATCAGGCGATGAGAACAATCAAAGTCTGACAGGCGAAGATGGGAAGGGACCAAGTCTGGAGCATGTGCTGGATGATCTGAGTACATTCGACATTGACAATGGACTAGCTTCCACCAAGGCCCTAACTAAGAAGAAGCCATCAGGTCCATCTCATAAACAACACAAGAAGCCTCAGAGAAATAAGAATCGGTCATGGCGAGTTAAAGACAATGGAGAGGATGGAATGGCAATAGTGAGGGCATATCAGAAACCCCTGAATTCTAGACAACCTGTGGAGGCTGGGTAA
- the LOC108209078 gene encoding trimethyltridecatetraene synthase, whose amino-acid sequence MEAIIFVAFFLATLAFFLLPNYLRRWKLKLPPGPKPWPIIGNLHLIGTLPHCSFHDLSQKYGPIMQLYFGSSPVVILSSPKMAEIMLKENDVLFALRPKTAAGKYTTYNYSDMTWSSYGPYWAQLRKICLMEIFSAKRLDAFQYIRVEEMHKLVKSLYKSSGTPVLLKDDLMKLTFNVIGRIVLGKSYLDDEVDDSVIKPEEFKFMFEELFVLNGVYNIGDFIPWLGVFDLQGYVKRMKDVSKKLDKFLEIVIDQHNEVRKKSDVNAEDYVAKDMVDVLLQLADDEDVQVKLHRDGVKAFTQDLLAGGTESSATSIEWGLSEMLKNPNTFEMASEELDRIIGKERWVEEKDIQNLPYIEAISKEILRLHPVAPLLVPHMASQNCKISGYDVLEGTIVLVNTWTIARDPTVWSDPYEFRPERFMGVDIDVKGRDFRILPFGSGRRRCPGYSLGLKLIQLNLANLLHGFTWKLPENMTVEELNMEESFGLSVPRKVPLVAVAEPRLPSHLYA is encoded by the exons ATGGAGGCCATAATTTTCGTAGCATTTTTCTTAGCAACCCTAGCTTTTTTCCTCCTTCCAAACTATCTCCGGCGCTGGAAACTTAAGTTGCCTCCGGGACCGAAACCGTGGCCGATCATCGGAAACCTACATTTAATAGGAACCTTACCTCACTGCTCGTTCCACGATTTGTCCCAAAAATATGGTCCCATAATGCAACTATATTTTGGTTCCTCACCTGTTGTCATTCTCTCCTCTCCAAAAATGGCCGAGATCATGCTTAAAGAAAACGATGTGTTGTTCGCCTTAAGGCCTAAGACGGCTGCTGGAAAGTACACGACCTACAATTACTCCGACATGACATGGTCATCGTACGGTCCTTACTGGGCACAGCTTCGCAAAATATGTCTCATGGAGATTTTTAGCGCGAAGAGGTTAGATGCATTTCAATATATTCGTGTCGAAGAAATGCATAAACTTGTGAAATCTCTTTATAAGTCATCAGGGACACCTGTATTGTTGAAAGATGATTTGATGAAGCTTACTTTTAATGTAATTGGACGGATTGTATTGGGGAAAAGTTACTTGGATGATGAGGTGGACGATTCGGTGATAAAGCCCGAGGAGTTCAAGTTTATGTTTGAAGAGCTTTTTGTTCTCAACGGGGTGTATAATATCGGGGATTTTATTCCATGGCTAGGGGTTTTTGATTTGCAAGGTTATGTGAAGAGAATGAAAGATGTAAGCAAGAAGTTGGATAAGTTTTTGGAGATTGTAATTGATCAACATAATGAAGTTAGAAAAAAGAGTGACGTTAATGCTGAGGATTATGTTGCTAAAGATATGGTGGATGTATTGCTGCAGTTGGCTGATGATGAAGATGTTCAAGTTAAGCTTCACAGAGATGGTGTTAAGGCTTTCACTCAG GACCTATTAGCCGGTGGAACTGAAAGCTCTGCAACTAGTATAGAATGGGGACTTTCGGAAATGTTGAAAAATCCAAACACATTTGAAATGGCATCCGAAGAACTGGATAGAATCATTGGAAAAGAAAGATGGGTAGAggaaaaagatattcaaaaccTCCCCTACATTGAAGCAATTTCAAAAGAAATCTTACGGCTGCACCCTGTGGCACCGCTATTAGTACCCCATATGGCTAGCCAAAACTGTAAAATTTCTGGTTATGACGTTCTTGAAGGAACCATAGTGTTGGTGAATACATGGACTATTGCAAGAGACCCGACAGTTTGGAGTGATCCGTATGAGTTTCGGCCTGAGAGGTTCATGGGGGTTGATATTGATGTTAAGGGAAGAGATTTTAGGATTCTTCCATTTGGATCGGGTCGGAGGAGGTGCCCGGGTTATAGTCTAGGCCTTAAGTTGATACAATTGAACTTGGCCAATCTTCTGCATGGGTTTACATGGAAATTGCCGGAGAATATGACGGTGGAGGAGTTGAATATGGAGGAGTCTTTTGGACTCTCTGTTCCGAGAAAGGTTCCTCTTGTTGCTGTTGCTGAGCCTAGACTTCCGTCTCATCTTTATGCTTAA